The segment AGAGGAGCTGGCTGCCGCCAGCGTCCCCGCTCTGACTAGCCAGGTTCATGGATTCGGCACCATGGACATATAAAGCTCCGGtagaaacagcagctgctgagctggATATTGCCTGTGGTGCGGGGCTTCACTGGGCCATCTCTCCTCTTTGGCCCTGCTGTAatgattgttgtttttcatacagGCTGCTGCTCTCCCTTACTGCGCATGCTCCTAGCGCAGCGTGAGGCTCTCTTAAAGAGCGAGTGCGGATTTTGCTCCGCGCGCTGCCCCGGTGACGGTAAACACACGAGATGTTATCTGATCCGAGCAGgagtttctgattctgatggCTCCACGGAAGAGAGGAAGCACGAGCTGACATCTGCCTCCTGGAAACTTTCCGCGGCACGAATACTACTGGGTGTTCATCCTACAGCGCTCCCTCCTGGCAACGCGGGCAAAAACCATCTGAAATGAATGGCCGACATTCACATTGAGTTtaaaatcattcttttttttttcagcatatgCCAGATAAGATATTGCATCGCGTAGGCGGTATTAGTAAaggtttgttattttattgGTGAAAGTATTTGTGTGCACTTTCAGGGCAGAGCCTATTATTCATACTTATACTTTATTATACCAAAATAACCATATCAATATACAGTACTGACCATgtatcagattttatttgtctATTGCATATATTTATAGACTAAAAAGTATGACCGAAATTGCTATCTAATTCAGGTTAAACAAAGAAGACCACTTAATCCCCAAGATTTGATTTATGTCATTTATGTCATTTTGTAAACCccatttaataattttaatatccCTGTTTTTCATGTGCCAGAAATCATTATCATTGATCTGGGTTAGATATAAGGATGAACTTGGCAACCTACGAAATAACAAATGGAGTGACAAAATCTGGGGCGtggaatgaaaaggaaatagtGAGAGTAATTTGGGATGTGAGTCACACATCTTGTGTGCATGTATTAGTTTCAGGGCAGTTTCAGGTGTAAGTCTGAGCATGTTACAGTGTGATCGTGATGAATACAAATTACTGAATGGATATAATGGCACGTAAGAAGTGGCTGCCTGAGACACTCTAGAAAGCTGCTGTTCATCCTGTGCACAGATCTCAGAGAACAAAAGAAGGACTAGAAACAGTCAGCTACATGGCATAagtagaaaacaggaaaaaaagcagcaaaacaaaaaaaaaaaaaaaaaaaaagacatgaagaataaatgaatCCACCATGATGAACATGTACATTGTTggtgcatttattttcaaatttcatcTGTAGAAGTACCTCTGTGTTTCCATCCATGCACCCATCCATTGAGGTCCAGGTCCTCATAATTATGTGACAGATGTGTCCTTTGGaccagtgttgtgttttcaggggcCGAGTGGCTGCTTCTCCTCTAGAGATCTGTCAGTACAGgcagagggccaacacactgtGTCCTGGCCTTTGGTTTACACAGGCCACagctttaaaacaaatgtacacagagaaacagaaatgaggaATGGAAAAAATGATGGCAAGGTGACATAACCTGCTATTAATCACGGCGATCATTATGATAACAATGGTAACTATAATAGTCTGTATTATGCCCTTTAGCACAGAACACAACTGCAAAAGTAAATGTGTAACACGTTCTGCTGAAATAGTGGGAACTTGTTCTGAAGTCTGTTTGCATAATGTATCTGTTTCATGCAGCTGCCACGCACGGCCACAAAGGGATTCTAGTTATTGTTGGACAATATTTAAATTTccattcagtttgtttgtttgtgtgtgtgcgcacgtgtagAAAGTAAGAGGGGAATGGGTGATCCGGCAAGATGAAGAGTAGCAAGACACTGAGAATAACAGGGCTTTTATGTGGCACAAATCAAGGCAACGCAGATCCATAAATTAATGTAGCAGACACACTtaaaatttagaaaatattgCTGTACTGTACTTTAATTggaatgattaaaataaaatactgcttACAACCGGGTGCGTTTTTCTTAATCATTTAATAATATCGGACCAGGCACTATTTTCTGCATGAATAATTGTACtatttttattacataaaaCTTAGTTTTATATATTAGTGTGATCTGATTTGAGTGAAATGGggaggtgtttgtgttgaacTTGATGGTCTGTCAGACTGCTCACCCCTCACAGATACAGCCATCTCCATGTTTTCTCTCGCCTGAGACTATTGAAAGCAGCTTTACAACTTCTCGATTTCCGCATGTACCACTCACGTGTCCTCCAAAACACAGCCTAACTGTACACACAACACAGGCCAGTTGAAAGTGTAAATAAAGTGAGCTCGGAGAAAGTTGAGGTGTTTCGGGGAGGGCTCGCTGTTTGCTGCTGTGCTATCAGCAGCCGGGacgcgggggggggggggggggggggggggggcagaggaggggTTACAAGCTCAATCCGGCGGAACATCCCGCAAACACATCAGAGAATCGGAACAAAACTCCGCACGGTGGCCCGCTGCTTTCTAGCTGCGGTGCGCTCCGCCTCCGTTCCCCCGGATGGCTCGTGGTTTGATGTCCAGCAGAAGCCCCGGCGCTTTGGTCAAAAGCCGCtcaactgttgttgttgttgttgttgaatagTTGGCCCGACTACGCAGGTTGTCCTCCTCGGACCTGTGTGTTTATGCTTGGACGTGCTGCGGTGGGACATCCGGAATGGGAAACCCGTAGGAGTCGACGACGCTCGCGTGCTGCAGTTGAAAGAGTGCGAGCGGACCGCCGCGTTGAGCGCACGCGACTAAAGCACGAAATGGACTTGAAGAGGACGAAGTTTGGCAGGTAAGTGTTACTGAGACACAGAGCAGATCGACAAATGTCACCATGTCTCCACAGGGACACACACCGAGCATCCATGCGTAGTGACGCACTGGCAAAGCGGCAAGAAAGAGTTCTAGattagtttgtgtttgcttgtgcgTGTTTAACTTGTCAACCTCGCCACTAAAGACTAAAAAGAGCTGACCAACTAAATTCAATCACTTTATTTAATACacctctccatctgtttctcATTGTGTGCTTTCagaatcagtttattttttttttttactgtaaaaatatttatgaataactaaaaaaaaaccaaaaacgatttattaataaaatgtgCACGGAAAGGTTTCCCAAACCTTGATGCTATTTGTGTGTTGTAGGTGTATAAAAACCTGCTATCAAATGAAAAGACAATTAAAAGTTTCCCAACTAAACAATTAACTAACAACAGTTGACAGCAATGAATAAACAATGGTAATATGAAAGGGTAATGGATAAACGGCTAGGATTTGGTAGCTAAAATCACGGTTAGCTCATCCAGGCTAGTAAAAACTAAACTCTGTAACGGGTAACGATCTTTAATGGGTAATTTCTGTTAGCATCAGAAATAGCTAAGATAACAGACAATTACATGAAACAATTAGCTAGCTAGCACTTAATAAATTGTTAAAACTGCTTAAAGTAATGgataaacaaaacactttttagcaaaaaaagaaaacagttggTATTAGCTAAAAGCATTGAATGAAActtaacagtaaaataaattcaaataacagataaaaacatctgaaatagTAAAGAGCTATCTAAACTAATCTAAACAGgaatatacacaaacattaGAGAGGAACATAACCACATAGaccatgaaaaaacaaaacaaagctcatGAAATTGTTCACTAAAAGTGTTCCTGAGCTTGTTGAATAAGGTTGTTGGGGTACAGAGGTTGGGAGCTACCTCTGCAGTGAATAGTATATCAAATCGAATTCTTTCTCAGACCATTCATCGCtttgtttgtatctgtgtgtctgaactgtttatgtgtgtgggtgggagATTTTGATCATCGTGAGAAACAGAGTTGGAATCCCAGAGGAGATGAACTTGATCTTTGTTGGAAAAGGAATAGTCCTGAAGTTACAGGGTGTattttaatacacacacacacacacacacacacacacacacacacacgtacacattcCTATAATGTACAGTTTCCTCACAGGATCCAGTGTTTCTGATCCTCTTAAATGCAGCCAATCCTTAATGCATGGAATTTATGTAATGTATTAATGCATGGAATGTCCTGTAATTGGGTTTTACAATTAAACACTTATGAGGTAAAAGAGCTATATGAGGGaaaaacatatacacatacaaatgTACAACATGTAACTAGAAGGAGAGCAAGTGTGTGTAAgtagcagaaagaaagaaacgaAAGAGAATAGTGTGTTGACAACAATGTCCTCTCTGATCTGAGCCTGTGAATCCCTCTCCCTTCCTTTCAgctcattacacacacacacacaaacttacagACACAGGgttctgtcatttctgtcatAACTGATTAGAGAATATTAGAGAGCTACATTCAGGTTCATTGATAGCTCTACAACATTCCAGTAGTGCTCAGAAAAATACTGTTCTTTCATTATGCACCAGggagaaaaagatgaatggCAGCCATACAATAATCAAATGTTATCGTGCTAAATATTTTCTAAGAATCTATTGTTCCTGGGATTCCTCGTtgttaagagagagagaaagtacaTATGAACAATAGGTGTTTTGTGCTTTTGAGAACTCTGATGCCTCGCACTTCCAACCTTCCAACCTGACtcacaacaggaaaacacaccgACATTCCTGTTATGAGGGTTGTGATGGTGAGTGCACACAAACTctcaccctctttctctcttgttctCCTATTTTTCGCTATTGTCAATTTGAATTTTAGActtcaaaaataatgaatttacatttttggagATCAAGGACATTTTGTGAACTTCAGGGTTTTAGacttagatttagatttagggTTAAATTTGCTTAGCTTGGGGTAAAACATTCAGCTGTGACGATTGATTTTGGGGTGAAAGGACGataaatttattttgtaatctatataattatttacacatttattcaGAATTTCCACATATTCCTTGTTAATTTTAACCTTTCTCTATATAATGTATTtatgagagacagacaaccaggACATGTCTTTAGAACTATCAATCTATAAAATACACTTCTTGCTAGATTTGGAAGATGGTGCAGATTAATGTACTTGTGCTTGACCTAAACTGGATTACCAAATTGGTAAATCTGGCATTtgcctcagagtccagaggtcTCAGGTTTAGTGCATACTAGTTGGTTTTGGACatttgattaaatgtaaattagAGTAAATTCAGACCACTAATGTAAAATATCAGCGCTGGCAGgtgctgcatttttttattgacatgatATTATTATCTAATGCCTTGGCCTTATCTTGTGGCCCTGGGTTCTCTGGTTAAAGTAAATGTTCTCTGATTTATTAGCAAGTGTGAGGCATTCTACAAAAGGCGCAGTTCCCCTGTAAAGCCTGTGCTACTGgagaaaattattaaataattcatttgaGAAGCTGcaggtccccccccccaaaaaaggaaaataagccaaaaaagGGATCTGAAGAAGTACATGGACACAGCGTTACCCCGACAACTCTTCAATgtttggaaaaagagaaaaccatGGTCCTTGAATGCTAACCAGAGATTCAGATTGAAAAACATAAACTTCACATCTTTGAACAAGAACCAGAAAAGGCTGTGCTTTGCAAGGGTCAAAGACAGAGTGGTTGAAGGCAGAGTGGGAGGCTGTTAAGGAGAGAATGGAGTTGGCCTTAAAACTTTCAGAAAGACTACATGACAGTATTTAAATAGTAGGTGAAGCATCTGAAGCACCAACCTGATGACAAACATCCTCCTGCTTCCAGCTGACAGGTAAagtcaaagcaaaaacagaagaagtGTCCCTCCAAGCTTCCTGTTCTGAAGATGGACATCTGTAAATCTCAGAATTCAAGGTCGATGAAGAAGTCAAACAAAAtttggcagagaaaaatattacGTTTCCATTCCCATTTCTTCCTCACCAGCCAAAACTGCCCTTCATAGTGATTTCCTGGATTCGAGATCCATTGGTCTCTAAAATATATGTGCACAGAAACAAGACTCTTGCCAGAATGGTAGTTTACATCACACGCAACAGTAAGGCTGTGCATGCATTTGGTTTCACTCAAAATCATCCTATGCTGAGGCATCTTTAACTGAACACATTAATATCTCCTTCAGATAATCAGTGTCATAAAATCAGAAGGAAGGCAGCATCATTTCAGCCTGATTTGATGCCTGTTGACTGCTCTCACAGTGTCTGGAATGTTACACCTCAAAGAActccaaatgtttttgttatttgccaACAACtcaaaaaatgtcacaaattcCTTCAAGCtttatgatacattttattGTGACCATATCAAACACCACTCTGCAGTAAAAATCCTTCCTCCTGGGAGAGAATCCACTGGGGGTCTTGAAGCACAATTTCTAAAGCAATTACACAAAAATGCTCTTCATAGTATTATTGAACTGTGCAAATGTGCATTCCTGTTTAATACACACATTACCTTTTGGCAAGTGTTGCACATGTTGTGCTCTCAGATCAGTTTTTGATTGATAAGCCATGGCTTATCTCATCTGACACGGCATCTCTGGGTCTGTCGAAAGCAATGACATTGACTGCTGTTGTGCTTTTGAAGATTGCCTAAGTCCAACTCCCAGAGGTGGACTTAGGTAATATAGTGTTTAATAAACCTTAACTCGAATGTAAAAAAAGTTGTGGTGCTGTAGTTCAAATCAAGGAGCAGCCTGGTTACCTTCCTTCGTCTCGAATCCCTAACCTATCTCTCCTCTGCTTCACTTTCTCCTGACTGCACTCCTCCCTGTGCAGAATTAATAGACCGTTACAACAAAAagcaatgtgtttgtgtgtgtgactttaaaTGTGTAAACAAATAACacagctgactgacaaagacacacCTGTTGCCCTGCGTGAGGAACTAAATTCAaattagcgtgtgtgtgttcatcttgATGTATAAAATGCAGTTTCGTAACAActccagatgtgtttttttcctgtaaacCGGGATTTAGAGATTTACTGCTGATTAAATAGCATACACAATACATGCGATAACCTTCTTAAACTATGTGACAACGTgacaaataatacaaatgtaGTTAATGGTTGTAGTCTGTGGTAGTGCAgacagtgacatcactgatgACCATAGGAACGCAGACAGGTGCCTAAGTAACGATGAGGCACACTAAAATTCAGACAATGTGATGTGGATTAGAGACCTGTAAGTCCCCCAAgaatgatcacacacacacacacacacacacacacacacatacaacatgcacacacacaaactactgACTTTCATTGGTGTCAGCACACAACTTATTCACTAATAAAACAGTACCTAGCCTCTCCTCCGTGTCTacattcatcacatttttctttttcttttttctgtgttttttctttctttttctcttccttcctcagGTTCATGAATTGCAGGGTGCCAGCCAGTAGGAGATATCAGCCCACTGAATATGAACATGCTGCAAACTGTGCCACACATGGGGTGAGTAATACAATTTGCCAAAGACAGACGCATAAGCACACTTTCAGTGAAAATCAGGCACCtattttggttgtttgtctcaCTCTAGCCCACACTCCCCATGTCCTTaagaaaaactaatgaaaaagaTGGGGAGGATTGCGAGAAAAGAGTTAGAGTGGGGAGGATTTTTAGCTGTGTGATGGAGACTGTGGGTGATAATCTGTGATTCAATCTGTAGCTTTCTCTAATCTGCTATAATCTCTGCATGCTCCTGCCTCTGtgagagcaagacagagagtGAATGAAACAGAGTGAGTCAAATGACATGGCCATAATGACTGTAAAGCCTCACACAGAGTGCTGCCTTTTATAGCCAGTCCTATTTATGATACATGTCGATTGATTCACTGGttcactgctgctgtgctgtctgcTGAGGTGACATTATGCAGGACAGTTTGCACAATCTCTTAAACTTCATCAGCATGAAACCACACATAGGCAAGCTACTGCCAGATAGACACCAGGTTTGTCATAACAGGAATTAGGATTAGGCATTTATGGTTAGGGTTCAGTTTAGAATAAAGTGAAAACCAACCAACAATTCATTaggcatttttaaaattaataatacaacctttttatttttctctctgattcCTTCTATAAGAAAATGCCCAAGGATAGTCTGAGGAAACTTAAATATGTATTTGCACTCTATAGGATGAATTACACTTTTGCATACTAATAATAACGAACACTAGTCAATTTAACAACTTTAGGACTTGAGGCTAGCTATTTACAATTTCCAGTCTTTTCCAGGCCTAAACTCAgataaaataaactgaacagATGCTTGGGATGTTTTACTGCACAGACATGAGATTATTGTTGCTAAGTATAATAGCTAAATTGTTGCAGCTGTGTTTCATGGAATTGGAGAAATAGCAACATTTACAATAGTTTTCCAACGGGACCAGTTTTGGTTTCTATAATGTGAACATGAAGCAGTAAAGAAGGAATGTGGAGGAACCCCTGGACTATGCACTTATTAAATGTCTAGAGAATGCTTCGAGCCAAGTATTTGCAAATACCAAAGTTGTTTTATTGagttgaaataatttttcaacAGTATGTAATATATGATTGAAAAAGCTATACTGGATACACATTTGAAATGGTCACAAcaatatggtgtgtgtgtgatggttttGTGCTTATGTGATCCTTTCTAGTTTTGGATCCTTCCTAGTCTGGTGGGGGGGTCGGTGCTCTACTTCTTGTCTGGGGACCCTTGGCATCGTGTTGCTGCCTGGCTCTATGGGAGCGGTCTCACTGGCTTGTTCATCACCTCAACACTCTTCCACACCGCTGCATGGAAAGTCAGCCACCTCcggtctgtgtgtgcttgtaacAGAAAATGCTATTAGGGATTTTGCAGATGTGCATGTATGTCCTTCTGTGTAGACTTTTAcatcacactcagacatacagtTTGCTAATTATGACAGAGCCAGATCGCTTCAGTTCAGGACGGCTTCCTTGACCACCGGTGTCCACCACGGTGTCAGAGGGTTACCGGTCCTTGAGGCACCTAAAACCTTGAGGTCACAGCTCCCCACAGCAGCTTCGGCAATAGAAGTTTTGAACATCGACCACTCAGATTTAATGTCCCTAGGCCTCCTCGAgacgttcccagttcacccaCACTACAtgtttgggcttgccaggtctgtcctgagtcttcccccgccacctaacccaactcaccaccaggtggtgatcagttgacacCACCTGAGTATCCAACACATGCGGCCTCAGATGAgatgacacaatcacaaaatcgATCAGTGACCTTTGGCttagggtgctctggtaccaagtacatttatgagcatccttatgcttgaacatgTTGTTTGTTATGGACAGTCCATGGCTAACACAGAAGTCCAACCACCCctcgggttcagatcaggaaggccgttcctcccaatcacgccccccaggtgtctccatcattgcctACGTGCGCGTTGAAGTCCCccaataggactatggagtcccctacTGGAGCCCCATACAGGACCCGATTAAAGGTCTCCAAGAACGCCGAATACTCCGAACTGCTGTTGGTGCATacgcacaaacaacagtcagagtcccccccccccacaaccctgaggcGTAGGGAGGCCCCTGGGGAAAACTCCAACGTAGTGTCGCACAGCCGGTGGCTTGTGATAATCCCCACACCCGCCCGGCGcctcaccccatgagcaactccagagaagaatagagtccaacccctctccaggagtagggatccagaaccaaggctgtgcatagaagtaagccccaccagatccaactggtagcgTTCCACCTCCTACACAAGCTCTGGCTCCTTCCCCCCCAGCAAGGTGACATTCCATGTCCGCAGagccttcactgccacccaactgGCAGCGCACCCGACCCCATTGGTTATCCCCGCAGGTGGTGGGCCCACGCGGTGAAGAAAGTGCCACATTGCTTTTTCGGGCTATGCTCCAGCCGGGCTCCGTGGCATGTGCGACCACCAGGCGCTTGCTGACGggccctccttccaggcctggctccagaagggGGCCCCGGGCTTCCTCGGGCGAGGGTCATTCTTTTCTCCCCTTGTTGTTTCATGGGATCTTTTGAACcactctttgtctggcccctcacctgCGACCAATTTGCACtgggagaccctaccagggGCACTTGTCCCCGGACAACATAGCTCCCAGGTTCTCAGGGGCACACAAACCTCTCCACCACGATAAGGTGATGTTCTCCGGCGAggtgttttactttttgaacCAGGAATTTACTTCTCAATGGAAACAAGTTCATTAGGAAAATGGCACCAAAAGATGATTATGGTTTCCCTCTAGCCTCAAGTTCTCTCACACATCATCATATTATTATAAGTTTGGCTTATTTTTAACAGTATGTTCATAAATGAGCTTATGATCATGATCCAGCCTGTCCTTTATATGTTTTTACAACAACTTTGAAAAACTGGAAAATCCAGACTGGCAtcaattatgaaataataatgaagcTAAATTAGTCATACACTTAATAAGTGAATAAAGGTTTCCTTCTTGCATAGCCTCAAGCTCTTTTCATTTAGTGTAAAATTAAGTTTCAATGATTATTATGACCAACACAGATTTTATTGACAAGCGAAAAGAAATCCCTCTTTGGACAAATAGTCCAAATAGACACAACAAACACTGTGTGATACGTTGAAGGACATAGTCAGAACCAGTTTGAAATTGTCAATGGGAATTCGAGTGTGGTTTTAACAACCAGACTTGCCCCTCTAAAAACTTAAATTACTACTTTAGCTCttaggtgtttttattttttggctgaTAAGTATGCTCACAGTCTGCACATGGCATGTCTCCATGGTTATGGATGATCAACAGAGGATTTTCCCAAACTGAATAAAGCTTATCATGTTCTTGAAATGAGCTGTTTTGCCATCTTCTCTTTGTCTCGGTGCAGCAAGCTGGAGCAGCGCTTCCACATGTGTGACAGAATGGCTATCTACTTCTTCATCGCTGCCTCCTACTCTCCATGGTGTGGCCACTTAATCATGCACCATCTAATGGACAACTAGACTGGTGAAGAAGGTCATCGTGCCATCAtgtatgtgattgtgtttgCCTAGGTTGATGCTGAGGGAACTGGGACCATGGGCTTGCCACATGCGCTGGCTGATCTGGGTCATGGCTTGTATAGGATCCatgtatgtcttttttttccacgaGAGGTAATGctgtctccttctgtctctctcctctatgTCCTGGGTTAATTAAAGTAACCTTTGCCCAAACTGCCGTCCCTAAGTGTTGACAGCAAACTCTGGAATGCTCTTTGAAGCTGAAACAACTGCATAGAGAACTGGAGGTATTATCTTCTCATGTCCCAGTTTTCTACCTGCAGGTACAAGCTGGTAGAATTGTTGGCATATGTGGCCATGGGGGCTGTTCCTGCTCTGGTCATCTTGTCCATGGTAAGAACAATCACAATCTAAGGTGCTGATTGACTCTGGTGAGAACCAGACAGAATACGTAGAGCCAagtcagatgttttgtttgtttcggCCTATTTCCTAGAAATTGCAACTAGTTaacaaaattcacattttccaaAGTGTATGTAGAGGGACTTCCTCAACTCTGCAGAGTCACTTATTTCCATTTGAGCATTTTACAAAATTCAACTCAGAGAAACTTCAAACTTCCTTATGATGCCACACACTGTATTTGCTTATGTTGTGGTTTTTTCGGCCAGCGTGTTGTTTCAGATTGATATATCCCAACAATAATTCATTGCCATGAAATATGATAaagttgttattatttatttcatttatcatgCTCAAAGGAAAAATCCTACTGATGACCACACTAGGGGGAGAAATATTGCGACAAAATGGATTACTAAGAAATTTGTTACATTTATGTCCCCCCCAATATAAATTTTAATAACTTGCAGACTCATGTACTaaatttgtcagtttttgtaACTATTGCACTATATCTCTGCCTGAATAGTGAAATTATACCGGCTAAACTAAAGTATGTCAGCATTTTGATTGGTTGATTTCTTTTTGGCTATATTCTAATTAGTTGGGTTGTAGCCTTTTTCTGATTGTTGCttacaaatatatttaactgcaaaacaaaccaaccaaaatATGGCTACAAATAGATATCTAAGTAACATTGTGAGGGATTTACTTTCGATTTGGGACAGACATTAATTTGGTCTTAGGGATGtttgtcaaagg is part of the Echeneis naucrates chromosome 8, fEcheNa1.1, whole genome shotgun sequence genome and harbors:
- the LOC115047310 gene encoding monocyte to macrophage differentiation factor 2-like isoform X1; its protein translation is MLGRAAVGHPEWETRRSRRRSRAAVERVRADRRVERTRLKHEMDLKRTKFGRFMNCRVPASRRYQPTEYEHAANCATHGFWILPSLVGGSVLYFLSGDPWHRVAAWLYGSGLTGLFITSTLFHTAAWKVSHLRKLEQRFHMCDRMAIYFFIAASYSPWLMLRELGPWACHMRWLIWVMACIGSMYVFFFHERYKLVELLAYVAMGAVPALVILSMVERAGVCELAVGGVFYVVGVIFFKSDGLVPFAHAIWHLFVAAGAGIHYYAIWRYLYVSGPPLQTAR
- the LOC115047310 gene encoding monocyte to macrophage differentiation factor 2-like isoform X3, with amino-acid sequence MLGRAAVGHPEWETRRSRRRSRAAVERVRADRRVERTRLKHEMDLKRTKFGRFMNCRVPASRRYQPTEYEHAANCATHGFWILPSLVGGSVLYFLSGDPWHRVAAWLYGSGLTGLFITSTLFHTAAWKVSHLRKLEQRFHMCDRMAIYFFIAASYSPWLMLRELGPWACHMRWLIWVMACIGSMYKLVELLAYVAMGAVPALVILSMVERAGVCELAVGGVFYVVGVIFFKSDGLVPFAHAIWHLFVAAGAGIHYYAIWRYLYVSGPPLQTAR
- the LOC115047310 gene encoding monocyte to macrophage differentiation factor 2-like isoform X2; translation: MLGRAAVGHPEWETRRSRRRSRAAVERVRADRRVERTRLKHEMDLKRTKFGRFMNCRVPASRRYQPTEYEHAANCATHGFWILPSLVGGSVLYFLSGDPWHRVAAWLYGSGLTGLFITSTLFHTAAWKVSHLRSLEQRFHMCDRMAIYFFIAASYSPWLMLRELGPWACHMRWLIWVMACIGSMYVFFFHERYKLVELLAYVAMGAVPALVILSMVERAGVCELAVGGVFYVVGVIFFKSDGLVPFAHAIWHLFVAAGAGIHYYAIWRYLYVSGPPLQTAR